The Kribbella jejuensis region GCAACGCTGCGGGCCGGCGTCGCCGCCCAGCTGGTCGGTCCGGACGAGCCGGCCCCGGACTGGTACGCGTTCCGGCATCCGCTGACCGCCGAGTCGCTGCTCGCCGGCCTGACGCCGACCGAACGGTCCGCCCTGGCCAGCCGCTGCGCCGACGCGGTCGAGAAGCTGCATCCCGGTCTGCCGGGCGAGTGGTGCCCGATGGTGGCCGAGCTCGCCGAGACCGGTGGCGACAGCATCCGCGCCGGCCGGCTGTTCGCGCTGGCCGGGCGCCGGTCGTTCGACGACGGCTCGACCGGCTCGGCGGCCAACCTGCTGGACCGCGCGAACACCCTGCTGACCGCCGATCCCGACATCGGCCACCGGGCCGACGTCCTCGGCTCGCTGCTGCTCGCGCTGAGCGCGACCGGCCGCTTCGAGCACATCGCCGCGCATGCCGCGTCCGTGGACGAACTGGCCGACCGCAACCTCGACAGCCGCAAGGTGGCCGCGCTGCACGTCCAGCTCGCGAACGCCGAGATGATGGCCGGTCGGTGGTCGGACGCGCTGACCCACGTCGGCACCGCCCGGTCCCTGCTCGGCAGCGATGCCACCGACGCCGATCTCGCGCCGGTCGACGCGATCGCGGCCAACCTCGAGCTGGCCCGCACCAGCCCTGGCCGGCTCAGGGCCGCAGCCGAGCTGGCCACCCGGGCCGCCGCGGCGGCCGAACGCGCGGACCTGCCCGAGGTGGCCTGCGAGGCCCTGCAACTGCTCGGCATCCTTGCCCGCGAGCACGACCTCGACCGGTCGATCGACTACTTCCACCGGGCCCGGCAGATCGCCGAGGACCATGGGATGACCTACCAGCGGGTCGGTTCGCACTTCTTCCAGGCAGGCACCATCTGCCTCGCGAACGGCAGCACCGTCGAGCTCGAGCGGGCCCGGCAGCAGGCGCTGCGGATCGGTGCGATTCCGTTGATGTACGAGGTGGACGGCATTCTCGGTCAGCAGGCGATCCTGCGGTCGGAGTACGCACGGGCCGCCGAGATCATCGCCGAGTGCCTCGAGGTCACCCGGCGACTCCGGATGGGCCGGGCCGCGACCTACTTCCTGGCGATCAAGGCGATCCTGGAGGCGCATCAGGGCCGCCGGGCCGCGATGGAGACCACGCTCGCCGAGGTGGCGAACTGGGGTGGGGAGCGGGCGTCGTACGAGCTGCCGTACTCGTACGGGCTGGCCCGGACGTTCTGCGCGCTCCTGGAGGAGAACCGCGAGCTGGCGGACTCCGAGCTCGCCCAGGCGCTCGCGTACGACGCGCAGAACCCGACGACCCTGCACCTGACCGGCAAGAACGGGCTGGGCCTGCTGCTCGGCGTACTGTCCGGACGCAACGGGTGGGAACACTTCGAGGCGGTCACCGCGACCGCGGCGAGCGGGATGCGGTGGAACAAGCAGTTCGTCCAGTTCGCCCACGCCGTACTGCTCGGCCGGGACGGCAAGGCAGCCGCGGCCGAGGCCAAGATGCTGGAGGCGATGGAGACCGCCTCGCTGTTCCCGATGGCGCGGCACCTCGGTCTGCGGATGGTGGCCGAGCCGGCCGCGGCGGACGGCTGGGGTGAGCCGGTCGCGTGGTTGCGGCTGGCCGAGGACTACTTCCACACCGCGGGCATCCCGGCGGTCGCGAGTGCGTGCCGCGGCCTGATGCGGCAGCTCGGTGCGACCGTCTCCCAGCGGCGGACCGGGTCGGACCAGGTTCCGGCGTACCTGCGGCAGCTCGGGATCACCACCCGGGAGTACGAGGTGTGCAGGCTGCTGGTGGACCGGATCGGGAACAAGTCGATCGCGTCCCGGCTGCACATCTCACCACGGACGGTCGAGAAGCACGTAGCCAGTCTGATGACCAAGACCCAGCAACCGGATCGGGAGGCACTGAGCAGTTTCGCCCGGACTGTTCTCCAGGACTGAGCGGGCCCGATTCCGGGCAGGGTGCGTGTACTGGAGCATCCGGCAGCGCCGGGGTGATAGGTGTCGACGCACGCACCGGCATCCGCCCGCCGAAGCGCTAATGGACAGCATTTACGAACGCTCGCTCTCTATACTGTGCGAGTGGCAGGCAAGGGGTCGGACATGGGCAAGGGAACGGTCGGCGGCGGCGGTACGACGATGCTGCGGCGGATCAATGTCGCCTCGGTCCTGGACGCGGTCCGCCGATCCGCGCCCGCACCGCTGCGCGTCGCCGAGCTGGTCGAGCGCACCGGTCTGGCTCGGCCGACGGTCGCGCAGGCCGTCGACGAGCTGCTGGACGCCGGCTGGCTGCAGCAGCACGGCCCCGATTCCGCCGACCGTTCGCTCGGTCGACCGGCCATCCGGGTCTCGCTCCGCGGTCGCGCGGCTCCCGTGCTCGGGCTGGACGTCGGCCCGCACCGGGTGACCGTCGGCGTCTCGGACCTGGCAGGGCGCAAGCTCTCGCTGGTACGGCGCTCCGGACCGGGCTGGACTGCCCAGGAACTGCTCGGTGTCATCGGTGAGGTCATCAAGGAGGCCCTGGCCGAGGCCGACGTACCGGCTGAGGACGTCGCTGCCGCGGTCGCCGCGAGCCCGGGCATTGTCGACGAGCACACGGGTCGCGTGCAGCTGGTGCCGAGTGTGCCGGGCTGGTCTGCTGTCGACCTGATCAAGCACGTCCGCGGTCTGCTCGACTGCCCGGTCATGCTGGACAACGACGCCAACCTGGCCGCGCTCGCGATCGCTGCGGCCCGTGGCGGTACCGGCACGCTGCTGGCAGTCCAGTGGGGTGAGCGGCTGGGTGCGGGCATCGTGATCGACGGCCGGCTGCACCGCGGTACCGGGGCGGCCGGTGAGATCGGCTTCATCGCCACGGACACCGACGACGTGATCAACCCGGACGACAGCCGCGGTCCGCTGGAGCGCGCGGTCGGGTCGGAGGCAATCGCTGCGCTCGGACGTCAGGCCGCGCTGGACAATCCGAACTCACGGCTGGCCGAGCTCGGCGGGGAGCAGCTGGACACCGCCGACGTGTTCGCGGCTGCGGCGGAGCGTGACCCGGTCGCGCAGGCCGTCGTACAGCAAGTCGCCCGGACGTTCGCGCGCGCACTGGCTCCGTCCGTACTCGTCCTGGACCCGACTGCCGTCGTGATCGGCGGCGGCGTCGCCCGCGCAGGCGCCGTACTCCTGGACGCCATCGCGGACCAGCTCCGCCTCCTCACCCTCAACCACCCCAAACTGGAGCTGTCCGCCCTGGCCGAGGACGCCGTCGTCACCGGCGCGATGCGAATGGCCCTGGACGAGGTCTGGCAGCGCAAACTCCCCACCCCCGCCATGACCAGCACTACCTAGTTGGGCCCTTGACCACCTTCGCACCGGGCGCACCACACCAGCACGTATAGGTGAGCTCGTAGAGCACCTGCCCCGCCAGATCCATCCGGCGGTCCAGGCCCGTCACCATGCTCAACGGCAGCAGCATGCGCCGATCACACACCGCGCAGGTGATCACAATCACGACCGCCCCCAGCCGTACGCACGACTGACATAGAGCAGATAGATCCGCCGCCAGCGCGCCTTCCACCGAACATCACCCACAGCAACCACCCGCCACACACAATAACTGCCACGACTGTTTCAGTGAAATGAGCGTACGGCACTCGGCGACCTGATGGAAGGCAGGTCACTTCTTGGCGTTGAAGCGGGCCTTTTTCTGGCGGTTGCCGCAGGTGTTCATGTCGCACCAGCGGCGGGTGCGGCTCTGACTGGTGTCGAAGAAGGCTGCCTGACAGGTCGGAGAGGCGCAGAGCGCCAGCCTTCCGTCGCGTTCGCCGGCGATGATGCTGATCGCGTCGGCGGCGATCACGCCCAGCGCGTCGTCGATCGAGCCGATCCGCCATTCCCGCGTGCCCTCGGAGGTCAGTACGGCCGCGGCTCGACCCTGGGCGCTGCGGTCGTTGATGACCTGGACGGCAGCGGTGGGCAGACCGTCCTGAAGCGCGGCAGCTGTCGCGGCCGCGTGGATCGACTCACGCAGTTCCCGGGCGAGGTCGAGTTGGGCGCCGGTGCACGCGTCGACGGCGAGGCCGTACAGCGCCAGCCAATCGAGGAGTCGATCCGGCGTGGGAATGCGCTCCACCGGCTCCCCGTGACGCTCCGACAACGTCCCCGTGAAGCTCGTCGCCAGCACGGCACCGAGGCGGAAGTCAGGGAAACCGGCACGCATGGAACCACCTTAGCCGGTTGCACTCACCCCGGAGAGACTGTTAGAACCGCCTTAGCCGGTTCCATCAATCCGGAGGCCCGATGAACGACGTGCAAGCATTCGAAGCCCACGCGACCGACGCCGAACTCGGCGAACTGCGCGCGAGATTGGCCGCCGCCAGGCTGCCCGAAGCCGAGACCGTCTATCGCCCCGCACCCGACCCGCGGCGGTGGGACCAGGGCGTTCCGCTCGCCGACCTCGTCGAGGTCGTGGAGTACTGGCGTACCGGGTACGACTGGCGGCCGTTCGAGGACCGGCTGAACCAGCTCGGCCAGTTCCGCACGATCATCGACGGTCTGGGAATCCACTTCCTGCACCACCGGTCCGCGCGTGCCGACGCCACTCCGCTGCTGCTGACCCACGGTTGGCCCGGCAGCATCGCGGAGTTCGTCGGCATCGTGGACGAACTGGCAGACCCGGAAGACGGACCGGCGTTCCACGTCGTCGTCCCGTCCCTGCCCGGCTTCGGGTACAGCGACAAGCCGACCACGACCGGGTGGGGGACCGAGAAGATCGCCGGCGCCTGGGTGGAGCTGATGGGCAGGCTCGGCTACGACAGGTTCGCCGCCCACGGTGGTGACTGGGGCGGCGTCATCACCACGGTTCTCGCGGGCAGGTTCCCTGAGCATGTACTCGGCATCCACACGACACTCGCGCCAGGACCGCCCGGGCTGACGACCGACAGGCTGACAGACGACGAGCGCAGGTGGACCGAGGAGACGTACGACTTCTGGCACCACCGCGCGGCGTACGCGAAACAGCAGGCGACCCGGCCGCAGACCATCGGCTACTCACTCGTCGACTCACCGGTCGGGCTGCTCGCCTGGCTCCTGGACAAGTTCGCCGACTGGTCGGACACCACGGACAGCCCGTTCGAGCGGATCTCCCGGGACCGCATTCTCGACGACGTCACCCTCTACTGGCTGACGCGGACCGGCGCCTCGGCGGCCCGCATCTACTACGAGAGCCACAACTCACTCGATCCCGACCTCACGGTCGATGTCCCCGCGGCGATCACGATCTATCCCGCCGACATCGAGAAGTACCCGCGACCGTGGTCGGAACAGCGGTACCGGCAGATCGTCCGCTGGAACTCGCCCGGCGCCGGCGGACACTTCCCGTCGCTGGAGGTCCCGGAGTACTTCGTCGACGACCTCCGAGAAGGCCTAGCCAAGGTGCTGGCTCGGTAAGGCCTTCTTGATGGTGGCGGCGATCGCGTCCGGCCGGTCGAGGTGGACCAGATGTGCGGAGTCCGGCAGGACTTCCACCGTTCCGTTCAGGGCGTCCGCCAGCCGCTGTTGGCCTGCCAGCCAGCCCTTGGCGGTGAAGCGGGACGTGCCGCCGACCGCTACCAGGAGCGAGGTGGGTGGGACGCTGTCGATCGGCGCGGCCACGAGTTTGCTCACCTCGGCGGCGAGTTCCCAGCTGCCGGCGAGCTCGTCCCAGAAGAGCAGCCACGAATCGCGCCCGCCGTACCTGGTCTGGGCGGTCTCCCGGGACAGCAGGTCGTGGCCGGACATGCTGCCGAGCCGCATGATCAGCCGCCGTACCGCGGGCCCGAGCCGCTGCGGTACGCCGACCCTCCCGAGGAACCGCGCCAGCGCACGAACCGCCCGGTCGCCAGGCTTGCCGGGGTAGAACGGCCGCCACCCGGTCTCCGACGTCAGGCTGCTGTCGACCAGTACCAGCCGTGCCACCTCGTCCGGTCGCGTCAGCGCCCAGCGCAGTACGGCGAGCCCGCCGATCGAATGCCCGACCAGGCCCAGCTCGGCATCGTGCGGTACGCCGGCCGCGGCCCGCAGCGTGTCCACGTCCGACGTGATCGGCGTGGACCAGGGGTCGATGACGCGAACGTCCTCATCCGGCAGCAACTCGACGACCCGGGCGAACTCCTCCGGAGTTTCGGCCAGGCCGGGCACCACGATCCACGTCATGCTCATCACCACAAGCGTGCCTCAGAGCTGGTAACAATGTCGCGAGCATTAAGCAGACGAGCAGTACCGAGACCCGCTGCAGAACACCCGGTGCGTCCAGCTCGTCACCCATCAGCACGTCGCGACCGGTCTGCAGCCCCAGCCACGTCTGCGACATCGCGACCGCAGCAGCGAGCCCTGCGACCACCTTGCTCCAAGGGCCACCCCAGCCCGCTCTCCGCAGTACGACCACCGCAAAGACGCCCGTGGCAATACTGCCGATGCCTGCGATCGTCGACGTGACCTCATGCAGTACCAGGTCCACACCGGTCTGTCCGTTGGCCTCAGCGGCCCGGCACGCGGCACTGGCCGACGGGGCGCAGTCCATCGGCGACAACGAGTCGAACAGCGTACCGAGCCCGAAAGCCGCCGTACTGAGCAGCAGACCGGCCAGCTCCCGCCGC contains the following coding sequences:
- a CDS encoding CGNR zinc finger domain-containing protein, whose amino-acid sequence is MRAGFPDFRLGAVLATSFTGTLSERHGEPVERIPTPDRLLDWLALYGLAVDACTGAQLDLARELRESIHAAATAAALQDGLPTAAVQVINDRSAQGRAAAVLTSEGTREWRIGSIDDALGVIAADAISIIAGERDGRLALCASPTCQAAFFDTSQSRTRRWCDMNTCGNRQKKARFNAKK
- a CDS encoding alpha/beta fold hydrolase, translating into MTWIVVPGLAETPEEFARVVELLPDEDVRVIDPWSTPITSDVDTLRAAAGVPHDAELGLVGHSIGGLAVLRWALTRPDEVARLVLVDSSLTSETGWRPFYPGKPGDRAVRALARFLGRVGVPQRLGPAVRRLIMRLGSMSGHDLLSRETAQTRYGGRDSWLLFWDELAGSWELAAEVSKLVAAPIDSVPPTSLLVAVGGTSRFTAKGWLAGQQRLADALNGTVEVLPDSAHLVHLDRPDAIAATIKKALPSQHLG
- a CDS encoding helix-turn-helix transcriptional regulator, which codes for MQTRSPIVVGRAREIESLHRLLAGAPGGHGGAIFLVGEPGIGKSRLAATATTEALDAGMATLRGRVGAIGTMVAFRPFTEALLSLIRRGEMPSTDGLGPYRQVLGRLVPDWDDGTAHDTAASPVLLGEAILRLLTLVGRDRGCLLVLEDLHGSDPETLAVIEYLLDNLDDQPIALVATLRSETCAAYELAQLSAQRGAAELVELQPLERGEVAELAAGCLEVPAGSVPEQLADQLWHDSAGIPFIVEELLQEANRSGQLVSGPDGSVQVVDDLQTNVPPAVVRSISSRTAQLGPQSRDILVLAAVIGHRFPLSVVREATGTDERLLLATLRAGVAAQLVGPDEPAPDWYAFRHPLTAESLLAGLTPTERSALASRCADAVEKLHPGLPGEWCPMVAELAETGGDSIRAGRLFALAGRRSFDDGSTGSAANLLDRANTLLTADPDIGHRADVLGSLLLALSATGRFEHIAAHAASVDELADRNLDSRKVAALHVQLANAEMMAGRWSDALTHVGTARSLLGSDATDADLAPVDAIAANLELARTSPGRLRAAAELATRAAAAAERADLPEVACEALQLLGILAREHDLDRSIDYFHRARQIAEDHGMTYQRVGSHFFQAGTICLANGSTVELERARQQALRIGAIPLMYEVDGILGQQAILRSEYARAAEIIAECLEVTRRLRMGRAATYFLAIKAILEAHQGRRAAMETTLAEVANWGGERASYELPYSYGLARTFCALLEENRELADSELAQALAYDAQNPTTLHLTGKNGLGLLLGVLSGRNGWEHFEAVTATAASGMRWNKQFVQFAHAVLLGRDGKAAAAEAKMLEAMETASLFPMARHLGLRMVAEPAAADGWGEPVAWLRLAEDYFHTAGIPAVASACRGLMRQLGATVSQRRTGSDQVPAYLRQLGITTREYEVCRLLVDRIGNKSIASRLHISPRTVEKHVASLMTKTQQPDREALSSFARTVLQD
- a CDS encoding epoxide hydrolase family protein translates to MNDVQAFEAHATDAELGELRARLAAARLPEAETVYRPAPDPRRWDQGVPLADLVEVVEYWRTGYDWRPFEDRLNQLGQFRTIIDGLGIHFLHHRSARADATPLLLTHGWPGSIAEFVGIVDELADPEDGPAFHVVVPSLPGFGYSDKPTTTGWGTEKIAGAWVELMGRLGYDRFAAHGGDWGGVITTVLAGRFPEHVLGIHTTLAPGPPGLTTDRLTDDERRWTEETYDFWHHRAAYAKQQATRPQTIGYSLVDSPVGLLAWLLDKFADWSDTTDSPFERISRDRILDDVTLYWLTRTGASAARIYYESHNSLDPDLTVDVPAAITIYPADIEKYPRPWSEQRYRQIVRWNSPGAGGHFPSLEVPEYFVDDLREGLAKVLAR
- a CDS encoding DUF998 domain-containing protein; protein product: MAHVPYRLVRNLMLAAAVLYCSLLLEAAAGFPLDVHSSFLSELGALDQPTSLLARAMDLSTGVLLLLAVQLARPTVRGRRELAGLLLSTAAFGLGTLFDSLSPMDCAPSASAACRAAEANGQTGVDLVLHEVTSTIAGIGSIATGVFAVVVLRRAGWGGPWSKVVAGLAAAVAMSQTWLGLQTGRDVLMGDELDAPGVLQRVSVLLVCLMLATLLPALRHACGDEHDVDRGARPGRNSGGVRPGRRVAAG
- a CDS encoding ROK family transcriptional regulator; the protein is MAGKGSDMGKGTVGGGGTTMLRRINVASVLDAVRRSAPAPLRVAELVERTGLARPTVAQAVDELLDAGWLQQHGPDSADRSLGRPAIRVSLRGRAAPVLGLDVGPHRVTVGVSDLAGRKLSLVRRSGPGWTAQELLGVIGEVIKEALAEADVPAEDVAAAVAASPGIVDEHTGRVQLVPSVPGWSAVDLIKHVRGLLDCPVMLDNDANLAALAIAAARGGTGTLLAVQWGERLGAGIVIDGRLHRGTGAAGEIGFIATDTDDVINPDDSRGPLERAVGSEAIAALGRQAALDNPNSRLAELGGEQLDTADVFAAAAERDPVAQAVVQQVARTFARALAPSVLVLDPTAVVIGGGVARAGAVLLDAIADQLRLLTLNHPKLELSALAEDAVVTGAMRMALDEVWQRKLPTPAMTSTT